The sequence gaaatgaaaagcaaaaaaatatgtatagcCTTCAAAGTGTTGCCAAAATGATTAAGTAGGGTGCATGAACAATAAGAAACCCTGACTAGTCCTCATAGAGAGCATCGACACTGCCAGAAAGATTTGGAAAATACCAGAACGGAGCACCTGAGGAAGCACGTGTGATAGGTTGAGGGGGAGGACTCGGGAAAGGCTTGGGATCTCTATCATCCAGGAAATGTAAGGTGCATATCCCATCTGAAATTCCAAGATTGTATATGCAATTCATAGGCTGTCGGCTACCACTCCATCTGGTTACGTTGCTAAATCCAGAGCTCCTATGCCTCAGAAACAAAGCTTGATCATTGAAGTTCTCCATCTTCACCCATTTCATCATCGAAAAATTTAgctcaaaaacttgaaattgctCTCTTTGAATTTGTAGTCCATTTCTACAAATCATCAAGAGCTTGTCATCTATAGCAAGCAACTGTAGGTTAACTTCAAAGCTGCTATATCCAATGCTTTCTATTTCCAGCATGGTCACATAAGGGTGGGGATTCAGTTTTCGTATTACCCCAATTTCACCATGATTGGTTAACAAGTATATCTTACCCTTGAAGACAACTCCACCTAGAAACCACCGCTTACCATCCATGGGAGTGCCCTTGAATATGTCAGTATAATCATAGGCAGTCCACATGACATCTGTGGATTTATAGTACTGTAAAAATTGTCCACCAATAGCTATGATTACAAACTCCTGCGAAGGAGTTGCTAAAGACGCAAGgatgacaaaaaaatattgattagaAGGTCTAGGAAAATGGAGTTCATGTCCTGTAAAAGGATGCAAAAGCCAAATATGAGAATTAACAGTTTCAATCCTGTCTTCCATGACAAAGTACCCACAACAGACACGAGAACATCTCTTGCCAAAAAGATCTGGCAGTGTTACCTTGTACAAACTTTGATCAAAGATGCTATAGAAGTAACAATATTTTCTAGCATACGGTGATAATAAGACAACAAGTGGAGGTTGGGATGCCATAAACTTTTGCCTAAACTCTGCAACATACGATCTCCATCTTTTGCAGACACAGCCAAATATGAGATAGTCTATAGCACCTAGCGGCTTTGTCATCAGATCAAGGAGATCATCACTGACATCCATGAGATTAAGGCCATTGCCCCCCTGCGGTACCATGCCTACCctccaataaaagaaaaaaaaaagagaagaagataagttCCAAAATATGACACTAAATAAACATTGAACAGGTTTAGATTCATAATAGCATCTTATTGTTTTCAACCCAATGTTCCACATTCCATGCTTGTGCCCAAGACATCTAAAGTTAATAGCATACTTAAAAGGTCGAGTTTTTAGGACAACAATATCAGCACCTGTATCAGGCAAAATACACACATGTACAGATAGATAGAACCTAAGAAGTATGGACACGGTGACACAAgcaatttatgaaaaattttaacataaaatgGCCAGTATGATGGAATGACACGGGTATGACACCTAAATGAAGGTGTCCGTACTTCTTAGGATAGAACATAACATAGCATGATTTGAGGTACAAAGcataataaaattgattatCAAGCTGCATCTTCTTTTTTAGGCACAACTGCAAAAATATCACAATAAGAACAGCATAGATATCATTCATTATAACATTTCTTCAAACACATAATAGTACTCATACTCAGGACacaacaacaaaagcaaaactCAGCATTCAACCATTGCTCGGTTGCTCCCTTTTAGCCAAGTAACAATTACCAGTATCTAACATATGACTCAATTTTTCTTcctacttttctttttgatttccTACGGTTTCTTAGCTACCAAACACAGATAGAAAGCCCATAAGCCATAAAGATAAAATCATCAATATTAACAACAAGAAGATACCTGACACGTCGGATACCTCTGCCACGTCAGCCACAACATCTTCCCCCGCCATAGGGTGCACGGAAACTCTGTACTACCTGAGCGGGAATGAGATCCTAATATTGGGGATGGGTTTGTGGTTGCTGGTTGTGGGCTGTGGGCACTAATATGGTCCAGTGGGCCTGTGGGTGAGGCCCACTACTTTTTGCTTTTCTCGGCCTGATTGGTTTGGGTTCAGAAAATGTCAAATTAAGAAGAAtaacaatatttattaataactttttccaacttttttcatttcttgggCGAATTTCATgagttatatacttatatatacatacatatatataataattttataatattttataatatcttataatatttgtttttgcacaaaaaataactaacttgAACTTACATAATATGCATTTTCCatgtaacttaatttttttatatttatattattttatttgttattcaaattaattatattattaccACCGGGCCTTGTAGCCTAGTGGTACCTGGTTCTCCTTGTAACCGTTAGCACGGGAGTTCTATCCCCCGCAATAAACAATTActcagcaaaaaaataataattaattaattatattattaattttataaaaaaattaatatattattcttGATTTAGCCGTGATGCAAGGGCATAATGCTAGTTTATgtttataataataactttattaatataGTAAAAGAAAACTCCTTTTTTATGCTGGACTGTTTGTACTTTTATGTGCAAGGGAATTGGGAGTTTAATCTTTCATTGTTTCTACTTCGATTTGGTAGCAAATGACATTATCATGAACAATTTGTTGGGAAATGTCTCAAATTTCAATTGTGACTTAGAAAGTTAATTAGGTTTCCTAGTTAAAGAAGGAAATAttaatttgggttttctttgtgtggaaggaatgactattccttgGTGTAGAAGGAAATAATTTCCTAGTTGAAGAAGGAAATAttaatttgggttttctttgtgtggaaggaatgactattccttgGTGTAAAAGGAAATTCTATTTCCTTGTGTGAAAGGAAAGACTATTCTTTGGTGTGGAAGAGAAATCTATTCCTTATTAAAGAAATAATGTATTCCTAAttcaagagagaataaaaaaaaaagtcttataaaTAGGCAATGCTTCAAAGAATTtgtttggctttggctttggctttggctttggtTTTGGCACAAGAGTCCtttgtttaaagaaaagaagacaGCTAAGAGAGAGTTGTGCGTGgagaataaaatagaaatgagagAGCAAATTATTACAGCTTTTGAGAGAAATAATTAGTGTgtaaaagcaaagaaaaacaagagagagTTTTCTTTAGCCATGAGACATACATaagaattattgtaattaatttgataaatagTGATTGATTCAAAGTTTGTCTCGTGATTTTTCCTTTCAAAGAGAAAGGATTTTCCCTAtaaatatttgtgttcttgtgtgtgattgctattttgaatttatagtttttgtgataatattatttggaacCTAACACAAATTGGTAAAAACTCAGCTTTGTGTCTTAAGTTGAAGGATCTACAAAGCAATAATAGAAATGTCCATATATTGGGACCatggggtggtggtggtgatttggAAAGGCACAAGGTCtaataaataatgttttaaaaatcGGACTAGATCGGTTGGTTCAACCAAGAACAAGTCACCAGTTCAATCTGGTAAAATCCTTCAAAATCAGtcaaaaccaataaaaaccGGGTTGAATTGGGAATGGGGCACAAACCGATCGGTTATTTAACTGTACGGGTTTTAAAACCATGCTACACGgataaggaaaaataataataataataaaggacTCCAGCTACTCTAGTTGCAGGAAATTCTCTTCATTAATAACCCATGAGGTACACAGATAAGGGAAATGAAAagcaacaaaatatttataGCTTTCAAAGTCTTGCCAAAATGATTAAGTAGGGTACATGAACAATAAGAAATCCTAACTAGTCATCATAGAGAGCATCCACACCGCTACACAGATTTGGAAAATACCAGAATGGAGCACCTGAGGAAGCATCTCTGATAGATATTTTGCAGCACAATGGAACATCTAAGGATTCTTCCATCAAATCCATAAAATCTTCTATATCAATGATGGGGAAAGACTCTGGATATGTATCATCCAGGAAATGTATGCTGTATTCCTCAACCGAAGCTCCAAGATTGTATATGCAATTCTTAGGTCGTTGGCTAACACTCCATCCTTCATATTTCATAGTTTGTTGGCTGCCCCTCCATCTGGTCTTGTCACTACATCCTGAGCTCTTATTACTTAGAAACAAAGCTTGATCGTTGAGGTTCTGCACCTTCACCCATTCcatcttcaaaaaatttagctgATAAACTTGAAACTTCTGCCAAACTCTGTCATCATGTCTATGAATCATTAAGAGTTTGTCTTCAAAAGCAAGCAACCGTAGTCCGGAGCTCTTATATCCAATGCCTTTGACTTCCAACAGGGTCACATAAGGATAGGAATTCGGGTTAGCTCTTATATCCAATGCCTTTGACTTCCAACAGGGTCACATAAGGATAGGAATTCGGGTTTAATATCCCAATTTCGCCATGATTGGTTAAAATGTATATCTTACCCTTGAATACAGCTCCATCTAATAACCACCGAGAATAGTCTGTAAAATGGTCCTTAAATAAGTCTCTGCAATCATAGACAGTCCAGTTGACATCTGTGGATTTACggaactgtaaaaaaaaaacatcgaTAGCTATGATTACAAACTCCTGCAAAGGCGTGGCTAAAGACACAAGGATGATAGATAAATAACGATTAGGAGGGCTAGAGAAACGGAGTTCATGTCTTGTAGAAGGATTCAAAAACCAAATCTGAGAGTCAGCACTTTCTTTCTTGTCTTCCATGACAAAGTACCCACAAGAGACACCAGAACATCTTTTGCCAACAAGGTCCGGCAGTATTGCCTTGTACAACTTTTGATCAAAGATGCTATAGAAGTAACAAGTTCTCCTAGCATAGGATGATAATAAAACAACAATTGGAGGTTGGGATGCCATAAACTCTTTCCCATGCGCTGCAACATATAACCTCCATCCTTTGCAGACACAGCCGAACATGAGATAGTCTATAACACCTAGCGACTTTGTTATCAAATCAAGCAAAGCCTCAGGGAGCTCCGACCATGGCTTGCAATTACAATTGTCAACCgttcctttcttcttccttctagACCCCTTGAGATTCATGTCACTGCCCCTATGCAGCACCATACCAACCTTCCCACAATAACAATATATTGATCAAAATCTACATATGACACTAAATAAACATCTAACGATATACACTTGTGCTACACATTTAGACTTAAGAGCATATTATATTATTCATCTTAGAAGATGTCAACCACTTTTAAGAATTTATTAGGACACATAAAATCAGCACCATTATATACTAACATATTTTTAGTCAAGATTGCAAGAATATCACAAGAAACACATATTTTACTCATTCTAACATTTCTTCAAACATATAGCACCCATTTTCTGTACACAAAATACACAAACAATGATCTCAAGTTTGCACCATTTGTAGAACATGATATATcgacataataataaaacccaTATTAAATAAGATGGCAGATGGCAGTAGGAATATGAAACAAATATGATATATGACTCAAAAACTTTTCTTCGGCTTTCCTACATTTTCTCAGCCCCAAACAGAGGGAAAgcccataaaaaaattgatatttgaaaaaaatatgtatacatATTTAATTAGTTAAGTAAAGTACCTGCTTcgaaattttttgtgaaaacacAAGTGACCTCCTATTCTTTTTTCTGGGGGTAATTTTTGTTGCTtatataaagcaaaaaaaaaagccgctcaaattttgattttggaggTTCAGTGGTGTAATTTTCCCGCCATGTATTTCGTGGTATAATTTTTcgataaacccaaaaaatgtaataatggaaaattttggatAAACAAAATGTTGTTAAAGGCTTAGGGTGTGGAGCTAAAATTTTTGGTATTTAACacctcaaaaaattattttatttattttaatacataattttacAACATGCTCTATGTcaattctcttatttttttttataggcaagcattattcattttttattaatttttttctcactttctctctcttcctctttgccACAATACCCAACAAAAagcataacttttttttcttttttttatcctttcttGCGGTAGTGAACTGTCAAGACTAGCAATTTAATGTAGCAAGTTGCCAAAAAAGTTTGGCTTTGGCATCATTGATGTTGGGCTCTTTTTGGTGTTTAAGGTGataaaatagctaaaaaaaattattttttcttgtaatacattttggattttacttttatttataatttatttgcatagtattaataaaaaaaatacatatagttatttttatattaaatttttgacGAAAAGTTTAAAAGTTggtttattttcaaataattaaaagttaagttatttgtaaaaaaataaaattaaaaatcaaaaaaaaaaaaaaaaaacactaagacaaaaggcaacaaattttgaaacaaaactgAAATCCCAAACACATACAGGGATGTGGGAAAGCTAAAATGACCTCCAAATAGAACTAATTCACCCAAAATGACTCGTTTGCTCaagtttattttcaatttattcaaCTTCTTTAGTTTGAAGTCTTTTAAAATGTTATGTGAAAGCtcaattagtgtgaaaacactaatgcttgtttagatctccaattttaaattatgccttaattgtttttattctaAGTTATCTAAGTGCGAAACAAGAGTAAAGCACGCACAATAAACCAGTACACTACTCTAAACCATAAGCAAGTACAATATGCAATAAATGTAAAGCTTAAAAAGTAGGAAAGAGAGATGTAAATACAAGATAATACCAagacgtgttattgaagaggaaaccaaagtacttgacaaaaaacctctccgcagCTCTCCAAACCAAAATCGATCCGCTTGTGAATAAGTTGAAGTACACGAATATCAAAAAGACTCTTCTAGCTTAatttacccaatgtacttgagtcCTCCAAACTCCTATTACCAACAGATAGGATTGTAAATGAACAAAGCCGTTCATAAATAACTTGAGCTTAGCTTGATAAAAAGCtcgttcatgtttgtttgtttgtatataaacaagccaagcttaagttttagttttaggcttgtttaataaacgagCTAAGtctaagtaaaaaatattgttcatgaacaagctcGTGAATGCTAAGGCTCAATAGAAAAGTAACAAAGCAAGTTGAGCCTAGGCTTTTTTATGAGtttggtaataaaattgatatgagcTTGACAAGTAAACTCATATCCTTCTAAGGCTTCGATTAATTATAAGTTGAGACCACTCATCCAAACCAAATAAGCTAGATAATAAACTTAATATAGGCTTGATAATATACTTGTGTTGGATCTCAACCTCAAAAACATGatattgagtttgagtttgggtttgatattgagcttgagcttgagcttggcttgactaatgAATCAAGCCAACCCAAGCCAAGCCGAATTCAagcttttatactttataacaAGCTTAAGCTTGAACATTATTTGTAGGCTTGTATTAAGCCcaagccaagcttgaacattCTACTTTTACTGTCGAGCCAAGCTTGAACATTCACTACTCAACAAAGCTCGGCTTGTTTACAGCCCTACCAACAAACTTCTcagagtcttgtcttcactagttattTGGATCCCGCAATTTCGCTCAATTGCATCTGCCACTCAATGGATttttccaatgcttcccaaaggcaccaaaacttctctcaatactcaaaatgagtgaggtaAGTGTTTAGGCTAAGAACCTTTCAAGGATGTGTAAATGAAAAGGTGGGAGTAAATGGAAACTTTAGAGAAATGATGTAGAGGATTGTGGAtaaaacaatctctaactctcaagtgtttggctagggtttctctctcaaaagtttcTTTAGAAAATACTCCTTCCTTTTACATTTTGTGAGTAATGAGGGTTTATATAGTGTTGGCAAAGAACAGAAAAAATCACATTCCAAAAAGCAACAAGCAGTAGGTTTCGCAAGTCACTTGCGACTTGGCCTGAGTCGCAAGTCACTCACAAAAAACCAGCTTTACTCTTCAAATTCTAGCGTGTGCTTCTCACATGGCTTATTTCGCAGGTCAT is a genomic window of Quercus lobata isolate SW786 chromosome 2, ValleyOak3.0 Primary Assembly, whole genome shotgun sequence containing:
- the LOC115978316 gene encoding uncharacterized protein LOC115978316, whose amino-acid sequence is MVLHRGSDMNLKGSRRKKKGTVDNCNCKPWSELPEALLDLITKSLGVIDYLMFGCVCKGWRLYVAAHGKEFMASQPPIVVLLSSYARRTCYFYSIFDQKLYKAILPDLVGKRCSGVSCGYFVMEDKKESADSQIWFLNPSTRHELRFSSPPNRYLSIILVSLATPLQEFVIIAIDVFFLQFRKSTDVNWTVYDCRDLFKDHFTDYSRWLLDGAVFKGKIYILTNHGEIGILNPNSYPYVTLLEVKGIGYKS
- the LOC115976747 gene encoding uncharacterized protein LOC115976747 isoform X1; amino-acid sequence: MWNIGLKTIRCYYESKPVQCLFSVIFWNLSSSLFFFFYWRVGMVPQGGNGLNLMDVSDDLLDLMTKPLGAIDYLIFGCVCKRWRSYVAEFRQKFMASQPPLVVLLSPYARKYCYFYSIFDQSLYKVTLPDLFGKRCSRVCCGYFVMEDRIETVNSHIWLLHPFTGHELHFPRPSNQYFFVILASLATPSQEFVIIAIGGQFLQYYKSTDVMWTAYDYTDIFKGTPMDGKRWFLGGVVFKGKIYLLTNHGEIGVIRKLNPHPYVTMLEIESIGYSSFEVNLQLLAIDDKLLMICRNGLQIQREQFQVFELNFSMMKWVKMENFNDQALFLRHRSSGFSNVTRWSGSRQPMNCIYNLGISDGICTLHFLDDRDPKPFPSPPPQPITRASSGAPFWHVVARGQ
- the LOC115976747 gene encoding uncharacterized protein LOC115976747 isoform X2, with protein sequence MAGEDVVADVAEVSDVSGMVPQGGNGLNLMDVSDDLLDLMTKPLGAIDYLIFGCVCKRWRSYVAEFRQKFMASQPPLVVLLSPYARKYCYFYSIFDQSLYKVTLPDLFGKRCSRVCCGYFVMEDRIETVNSHIWLLHPFTGHELHFPRPSNQYFFVILASLATPSQEFVIIAIGGQFLQYYKSTDVMWTAYDYTDIFKGTPMDGKRWFLGGVVFKGKIYLLTNHGEIGVIRKLNPHPYVTMLEIESIGYSSFEVNLQLLAIDDKLLMICRNGLQIQREQFQVFELNFSMMKWVKMENFNDQALFLRHRSSGFSNVTRWSGSRQPMNCIYNLGISDGICTLHFLDDRDPKPFPSPPPQPITRASSGAPFWYFPNLSGSVDALYED
- the LOC115976747 gene encoding uncharacterized protein LOC115976747 isoform X3 codes for the protein MLDTGMVPQGGNGLNLMDVSDDLLDLMTKPLGAIDYLIFGCVCKRWRSYVAEFRQKFMASQPPLVVLLSPYARKYCYFYSIFDQSLYKVTLPDLFGKRCSRVCCGYFVMEDRIETVNSHIWLLHPFTGHELHFPRPSNQYFFVILASLATPSQEFVIIAIGGQFLQYYKSTDVMWTAYDYTDIFKGTPMDGKRWFLGGVVFKGKIYLLTNHGEIGVIRKLNPHPYVTMLEIESIGYSSFEVNLQLLAIDDKLLMICRNGLQIQREQFQVFELNFSMMKWVKMENFNDQALFLRHRSSGFSNVTRWSGSRQPMNCIYNLGISDGICTLHFLDDRDPKPFPSPPPQPITRASSGAPFWYFPNLSGSVDALYED